One window of the Leptospiraceae bacterium genome contains the following:
- the tuf gene encoding elongation factor Tu yields MAKEKFDRSKPHVNVGTIGHVDHGKTTLTSAITHVLAKYKGGRNRPVKYEEIDNAPEEKERGITIATSHQEYETEKRHYAHVDCPGHADYVKNMITGAAQMDAAILVVSAVDGPMPQTREHILLARQVGVPYIVVFINKVDALSPDEREEMVELVKEEVKDLLVKYGFPADTPMIAGSALKALEGDNSEIGEQSILKLMDTVDEYVPLPKRDIDKPFLMPIEDVFSITGRGTVATGRVETGKLNINDEVEIVGLRPTQKTVVTGIEMFRKQLDFAQAGDNIGALLRGIKKEDIERGQVLAKPGTITPHKKFKAEVYVLKKEEGGRHTPFRNNYRPQFYFRTTDVTGTIILPDNVVVMPGDNVNLTVELISPIAMDVGLRFAIREGGKTVGSGVVTQIIE; encoded by the coding sequence ATGGCAAAAGAAAAGTTTGATCGTTCCAAACCGCATGTCAACGTAGGAACTATTGGGCACGTTGACCATGGGAAAACTACGTTAACATCCGCTATTACACATGTTTTAGCAAAATACAAAGGTGGAAGAAACAGACCCGTAAAATATGAAGAAATCGATAATGCACCCGAGGAGAAGGAACGAGGTATTACCATAGCAACTTCACATCAGGAGTATGAGACGGAGAAAAGACATTATGCACATGTGGATTGTCCAGGGCATGCCGACTATGTGAAGAACATGATTACTGGTGCGGCTCAAATGGATGCTGCCATCTTAGTGGTATCTGCAGTTGATGGACCTATGCCACAGACTCGAGAACACATTCTTTTAGCAAGACAAGTGGGGGTTCCATACATAGTAGTATTCATAAACAAAGTAGATGCTTTATCTCCAGATGAAAGAGAAGAAATGGTTGAGCTGGTAAAAGAAGAAGTAAAAGATCTGTTAGTAAAATATGGTTTTCCTGCAGATACTCCCATGATTGCAGGTTCAGCTCTAAAAGCCCTGGAAGGTGACAATTCAGAGATTGGTGAACAATCTATTTTAAAGCTCATGGATACAGTTGATGAGTACGTGCCATTGCCCAAAAGAGATATTGATAAGCCCTTCTTGATGCCGATTGAAGATGTATTCTCCATCACAGGTCGTGGAACTGTTGCAACGGGTAGAGTTGAAACAGGTAAACTAAACATTAACGATGAAGTTGAAATTGTGGGATTGCGTCCAACACAAAAGACAGTAGTGACAGGAATTGAAATGTTCAGAAAGCAATTAGATTTCGCTCAAGCTGGTGATAACATTGGAGCACTCCTTCGAGGTATTAAAAAAGAAGATATTGAGCGTGGACAAGTTCTAGCGAAACCAGGTACTATCACACCCCATAAAAAGTTCAAAGCAGAAGTGTATGTACTCAAAAAAGAAGAAGGTGGAAGGCACACACCTTTTAGAAACAACTACCGACCACAATTCTATTTCAGGACAACCGATGTAACCGGAACGATTATACTCCCTGATAACGTAGTCGTCATGCCTGGCGATAACGTCAATTTAACCGTAGAGCTGATAAGTCCCATAGCTATGGATGTAGGTCTTCGATTTGCGATACGTGAAGGGGGAAAAACCGTGGGTTCTGGGGTAGTTACTCAAATTATTGAATAA
- the rpsJ gene encoding 30S ribosomal protein S10 gives MERKTKKIRIKLKSFDHKLIDKAAIDIVTAAKRNGAKVSGPIPLPTDIERFTVLRSVHVNKKSREQFEMRTHKRLIDIWEPNDQVMEALGKLKLPAGVQAITLKTKQK, from the coding sequence ATGGAGAGAAAAACTAAAAAGATTCGGATTAAGTTAAAATCTTTTGACCACAAATTGATTGATAAAGCTGCTATTGATATCGTGACTGCTGCAAAAAGGAATGGTGCCAAAGTATCTGGTCCCATTCCTCTTCCTACTGATATTGAAAGATTTACAGTATTACGTTCTGTCCATGTAAATAAGAAATCAAGAGAGCAATTTGAAATGAGAACACATAAACGTTTAATTGATATTTGGGAACCAAATGATCAAGTAATGGAAGCATTAGGAAAATTAAAACTTCCAGCCGGAGTGCAGGCAATAACTCTAAAAACTAAACAAAAATAG
- the rplC gene encoding 50S ribosomal protein L3 has protein sequence MPKGLIAKKIGMTRIFDEDRNEVPVTILECGPCYVAEIRTKEKHGYDAIQLAFQPTREKLLTRAELFHLKKYGLGPFKVIKEFRDFGLEVQPGQEIKVDIFSKGEVVKVQGISKGKGFQGVMKRHGFGGGRMSHGSKFHRAPGSLGSSTFPAEVVKGKRMPGRAGGKAVTIRNLKIIDVDPENNLLIIKGSVPGPRKSILKVEAQK, from the coding sequence ATGCCAAAAGGTTTGATTGCGAAAAAAATAGGTATGACCCGTATCTTTGATGAAGATCGAAATGAAGTTCCCGTAACGATATTAGAATGCGGACCTTGCTATGTGGCAGAAATACGAACAAAAGAGAAACATGGTTACGATGCGATTCAATTGGCATTCCAACCAACGAGAGAAAAACTATTAACAAGAGCTGAATTATTTCATTTAAAAAAATATGGTTTAGGACCGTTCAAAGTAATCAAAGAGTTTCGTGATTTCGGGTTAGAGGTTCAACCAGGCCAAGAAATCAAAGTAGATATTTTTTCAAAAGGTGAGGTAGTTAAAGTTCAAGGTATTTCAAAGGGGAAAGGATTTCAAGGTGTGATGAAGCGACATGGCTTTGGTGGTGGTAGAATGTCTCATGGTTCAAAATTCCATCGAGCACCAGGTTCCTTAGGTTCAAGTACGTTCCCTGCAGAGGTGGTAAAGGGGAAAAGAATGCCAGGACGTGCAGGTGGAAAAGCTGTAACTATTAGAAATTTAAAGATCATCGATGTTGATCCCGAAAACAATTTGCTAATTATAAAAGGTTCTGTTCCGGGTCCAAGAAAATCCATTTTAAAAGTAGAGGCACAAAAATGA
- the rplD gene encoding 50S ribosomal protein L4: MNTMTLPKERKIILLDKNGQKIGEENLLDEFQIDNEHISLHLIHEVLEIERWNRRQGTRKTKTISEVSGGGRKPYRQKGTGYARQGSIRAPQFRGGATVFGPRPQDFYKKVNKKVRTLALKQVLNLKSSIKAIYKIEGFPLSGFSTKTVYQVLKRANLLPNHQVAIIHNNEPYLYHSSRNIENVNLIAGSRPTMPELFYSNFLLFTNEGFQNFLSVIR; this comes from the coding sequence ATGAATACAATGACTTTACCAAAAGAACGAAAAATAATTCTTTTAGATAAGAATGGGCAAAAGATAGGAGAAGAAAATCTTCTAGATGAGTTTCAAATTGATAATGAACATATTTCTTTACATTTGATTCATGAAGTATTAGAAATTGAACGTTGGAATCGGCGTCAAGGAACAAGGAAAACCAAAACGATCAGTGAAGTTTCAGGTGGGGGAAGAAAACCCTACCGACAAAAAGGAACAGGATATGCAAGACAAGGTTCTATTCGAGCTCCGCAATTTCGTGGTGGTGCAACTGTTTTTGGACCAAGACCACAAGACTTTTACAAAAAAGTAAACAAAAAAGTCAGAACTCTTGCACTAAAACAAGTCTTGAATTTGAAATCTTCAATTAAAGCTATTTACAAGATCGAAGGTTTCCCATTGAGTGGTTTTTCAACGAAAACTGTATATCAAGTTTTGAAAAGGGCTAATCTATTGCCTAATCATCAGGTAGCAATCATTCATAACAATGAACCATATTTATATCATTCGTCTCGAAATATTGAAAACGTAAATTTGATTGCAGGAAGTCGACCTACGATGCCAGAACTATTTTATAGCAATTTTTTGTTATTCACTAATGAAGGATTTCAAAATTTCTTATCTGTAATACGTTGA
- a CDS encoding 50S ribosomal protein L23 — MDPSKVLIMPYITEKTEMLKSNSKKGQIVVFKVHKNANKTLIKQAIYELYKVKALKVNIINQPYKKTRFRNVMTKKPGFKKAIVLLEPGKEIKFD, encoded by the coding sequence ATGGATCCAAGTAAAGTATTGATTATGCCATACATCACAGAAAAAACAGAAATGTTGAAAAGCAATTCTAAAAAGGGACAAATCGTTGTTTTTAAAGTACATAAAAACGCAAATAAAACTTTGATTAAGCAAGCTATCTATGAACTCTATAAAGTCAAGGCATTAAAAGTAAATATCATAAACCAGCCATATAAGAAGACAAGGTTTCGAAATGTCATGACGAAAAAACCAGGTTTTAAAAAGGCAATTGTGTTACTTGAACCTGGTAAAGAAATTAAATTTGATTAA
- the rplB gene encoding 50S ribosomal protein L2: MPIKKLKPYTPTTRYQTYYDFSELDDVPPKKSLLEVLHYKAGRNSHGRITVYHRGGRHKRKYRIIDFKRDKFDIPGTVVSIEYDPNRSANIALIKYPDGEYRYIIAPDGLKKGETVISSKKNNVPIKIGNAMPLEKIPQGTSIHNVELYPGKGGQLCRAAGTYAVLAGFDDKYAIIRLPSTELRKVLKTCLATIGEVGAKDHNLVVYGKAGRKRWVGIRPTVRGVAMNPIDHPHGGGEGRSKGNHPQTPWGIPTLGYKTRKKRKKSNALIIERRKSKKKK; this comes from the coding sequence ATGCCTATAAAAAAATTAAAGCCTTATACACCAACAACTCGTTATCAAACCTATTATGATTTTAGTGAGCTAGATGATGTTCCACCAAAAAAGTCTCTATTAGAAGTGCTTCATTATAAAGCCGGGCGAAATTCTCATGGTAGAATAACTGTTTATCATCGTGGCGGTCGACACAAAAGAAAATATCGTATTATAGACTTTAAGAGAGATAAATTTGATATTCCTGGAACAGTGGTTTCCATTGAGTATGATCCCAACCGATCAGCGAATATCGCTCTAATCAAGTATCCTGATGGAGAGTATCGGTATATTATAGCTCCTGATGGATTGAAAAAAGGAGAAACTGTTATCTCATCCAAAAAGAATAATGTTCCTATCAAAATAGGAAATGCAATGCCATTAGAAAAGATACCTCAAGGAACAAGTATACATAACGTAGAACTATATCCCGGGAAAGGAGGGCAACTTTGTAGAGCTGCAGGAACCTACGCTGTGTTGGCGGGTTTTGATGACAAATATGCCATTATACGACTACCATCCACAGAATTACGAAAAGTTCTAAAAACTTGTCTTGCAACCATAGGTGAGGTGGGGGCAAAGGATCATAATCTTGTAGTATATGGAAAAGCTGGTAGAAAGAGATGGGTTGGAATTCGACCCACTGTTCGAGGTGTGGCAATGAATCCGATTGATCACCCTCATGGTGGTGGTGAGGGTCGTAGTAAAGGAAATCACCCACAAACTCCTTGGGGAATACCAACACTTGGATATAAAACTCGAAAGAAACGAAAAAAATCGAATGCTTTGATTATTGAAAGAA